The following proteins are co-located in the Colletotrichum lupini chromosome 4, complete sequence genome:
- a CDS encoding proteasome A-type and B-type — LEGRSKADEQPTFNTNERNITNVFSHSKPSRPKPEPQSKCEIPAPRLSARRRCSELIWSAIDREVLLGITGKDFTIIAASKAAMRGATVLKTADDKTRSLNKHTLIAYSGESGDTVQFADYIQANSQLYSMRNETDLSPSGLANFVRGELASSLRSRKPYNVNLLLGGVDPITQKPALYWLDYLASLAPLPYAAHGYAQYYCLSILDKHHHPDITLGQGIKILNLCTDELKRRLPIDFKGMTVKAVTKDGIVDIEFDDDKVVKAA; from the exons CTCGAAGGCAGGTCGAAGGCTGACGAACAACCGACATTCAACACCAACGAACGCAACATCACCAACGTTTTCTCCCACAGCAAACCAAGCAGACCAAAACCAGAACCACAGTCAAAATGTGAGATACCAGCTCCTCGATTATCTGCTCGTCGGAGATGCAGTGAGCTAATATGGAGTGCGATTGACAGGGAGGTACTACTGGGTATCACGGGCAAGGACTTCACCATCATTGCAGCTTCCAAAGCTGCCATGCGCGGTGCAACGGTCCTGAAGACTGCCGACGACAAGACGAGATCCCTGAACAAGCACACACTGATCGCATACTCTGGAGAGTCTGGTGATACCG TGCAATTCGCCGACTACATCCAAGCAAACTCCCAGCTCTACTCGATGCGCAATGAGACAGACCTGTCCCCCTCTGGCCTCGCCAACTTCGTTCGTGGCGAGCTTGCCTCGAGCTTGCGGTCGCGGAAGCCGTACAACGTCAACCTGCTCCTCGGCGGCGTCGACCCCATCACACAGAAGCCCGCGCTGTACTGGCTGGACTACCTTGCGTCATTGGCGCCCCTCCCATACGCCGCCCACGGCTACGCACA ATACTACTGCCTGTCAATCCTCGATAAACACCACCACCCCGATATCACGCTAGGCCAGGGCATCAAGATCCTTAACCTGTGCACGGATGAGCTCAAGAGACGGTTACCCATCGACTTCAAGGGCATGACGGTCAAGGCTGTGACTAAGGACGGAATCGTGGACATAGAGTTCGATGACGACAAGGTGGTGAAGGCTGCTTGA